The following coding sequences lie in one Apium graveolens cultivar Ventura chromosome 1, ASM990537v1, whole genome shotgun sequence genomic window:
- the LOC141670377 gene encoding organic cation/carnitine transporter 7 isoform X2 produces MGSLTSQGELHNQCGFCWNACRGLFMGKGFLITAMVTAGAGFLSAFAPNYICLISLRCLVGLGLGGGPVLSSWFLEFIPASTRGTWMVVFSTFWTLGTILEASLAWFVMPSLGWRWLLALSSLPTSLLLVFYVLTPESPRYLCMQGKRDEALVILKKIAKTNQNKLPPGILILDQQIELQENSSEAEDKHLLSPKNMENAFPDESSKMEQRTDSSVLTLLSPELLRSTLLLWVVFFGNAFSYYGLVLLTTELHSEHSSCNHNQLKSDNSQDVNYRDVFITSFAEFPGLLVAAATVDRMGRKFSMSAMFFLCCTFLLPLVFNQPQGITTGLLFGARICITATFTVVYIYAPEIYPTAVRTTGVGVASSVGRIGGMLCPLVAVGLIHGCHQTSAILLFEVVIFLSGVCVLLFPFETSGRELTDCVPPEKANTQPT; encoded by the exons GAAAGGGTTCCTCATTACGGCAATGGTTACTGCTGGAGCGGGTTTCCTAAGTGCTTTTGCTCCAAACTACATATGTCTGATCAGTCTCCGTTGTCTGGTTGGTCTTGGTTTGGGAGGTGGTCCTGTACTATCATCTTGGTTTTTGGAGTTTATCCCGGCTTCAACTAGAGGCACTTGGATGGTTGTTTTTTCAACTTTCTGGACATTGGGAACAATTCTTGAGGCGTCACTTGCATGG TTTGTAATGCCATCTTTGGGTTGGAGATGGCTACTTGCGCTGTCTTCTCTTCCTACATCACTGCTTCTTGTGTTCTATGTACTGACTCCAGAATCTCCAAGATATTTATGCATGCAAGGAAAGAGAGATGAAGCCCTTGTTATTTTGAAGAAAATAGCCAAAACTAACCAGAACAAACTTCCTCCAGGAATTCTTATTTTGGACCAACAAATCGAACTACAAGAAAACTCTTCTGAAGCAGAAGACAAACACCTGCTCTCACCAAAAAATATGGAAAATGCATTTCCAGATGAGAGCAGTAAAATGGAACAAAGAACTGATTCATCTGTGCTGACTCTCCTCTCACCTGAATTACTTAGGTCGACCTTGCTTTTATGGGTTGTTTTCTTTGGTAATGCATTCTCGTATTATGGCCTAGTTTTGCTGACAACAGAGTTACACAGTGAACATAGCAGTTGTAATCACAATCAGCTAAAATCAGATAATTCGCAGGACGTTAACTACAGAGATGTATTTATCACTAGTTTTGCAG AGTTCCCGGGGCTTCTTGTAGCAGCAGCTACAGTCGATAGAATGGGTCGTAAGTTCTCAATGTCGGCAATGTTCTTTCTCTGTTGCACCTTTCTGCTACCGTTGGTATTCAATCAACCTCAAGGAATTACAACAGGTCTCCTATTTGGAGCTCGTATATGCATCACAGCAACTTTCACAGTGGTCTATATATACGCTCCAGAA ATATACCCTACGGCAGTTAGAACCACAGGGGTTGGAGTAGCAAGCTCAGTAGGAAGAATTGGAGGAATGTTGTGCCCACTTGTGGCAGTAGGTCTGATTCATGGTTGTCATCAAACTTCAGCCATACTTTTATTTGAAGTTGTGATCTTTCTTTCTGGGGTATGTGTGCTCCTTTTCCCATTCGAAACTAGTGGACGTGAACTGACAGATTGTGTTCCTCCTGAAAAAGCGAACACACAGCCAACATGA
- the LOC141670358 gene encoding protein NLP6-like isoform X2 translates to MSPNISFYSEDEYPHLHFALSCGILSSFCFPFKGTESAGSGDYDVMEIVSTCNPDVETLRTFCQPSKRFHWSWRCRDTEFQEYAQPVPEIDRMLVIVSQTFHLPLTQYWIFNEEELLLVKQFSGGVSENLAQWCQFKDAYFHKPFSEYEGPLGRPSKGAGAFFCRDITALSITQYPFSHYLGNCGSIASFTINLRSQSSPYHEWILQFFFLPAQQMDNDYPQTLLNSLWEKIKECFPADYKLASGEQLGQGFSVQVIDAFKVGQPHTSLPHQEASMFSQKAATGETPKRTPNEASPPRRFEEYFEILGSTVAADRVDNSVELSTDEDVEYAVTAESKRHKKSIIPFTKENISKHFGKPLKDAAESFGVSRSTFKRRCRDFNITWWQPSKRKLIATEKGNQNVSSSMRPLQDTPIISHTSQVLEKITVTATYKEFTIKFGLTNLSGMSELEDNVIKRLKLKRNSFSIKYQDNDNKLILIACDEDVQECMEFSKMAKKATIEMLIHPPVNHYSAP, encoded by the exons ATGAGTCCTAACATCTCGTTTTACTCAGAGGATGAATACCCACACCTACATTTTGCTCTCAGCTGTGGTATTCTTTCTTCTTTCTGTTTCCCTTTCAAGGgaactgaatcagctggatctgGAGATTATGATGTTATGGAGATTGTTTCTACTTGCAACCCAGACGTTGAAACTCTCAGGACTTTCTGTCAACCTTCCAAG AGATTTCACTGGTCATGGAGGTGCCGAGACACAGAA TTCCAAGAATATGCCCAGCCTGTCCCGGAAATAGATCGCATGTTGGTCATTGTGTCTCAAACATTCCATTTACCTCTTACCCAATACTGGATTTTTAATGAAGAGGAACTCTTATTGGTAAAACAATTTAGTGGTGGAGTTTCTGAAAACTTAGCACAGTGGTGTCAGTTCAAAGATGCCTATTTCCACAAGCCCTTTAGCGAATATGAAGGCCCGCTTGGCAGACCATCTAAAGGAGCCGGGGCCTTTTTCTGCAGGGATATAACAGCACTAAGCATTACTCAATACCCCTTTTCACATTATCTAGGAAACTGTGGGTCAATTGCTAGTTTTACAATAAACTTGCGCAGCCAGTCTTCGCCATATCATGAATGGATACTCCAGTTCTTCTTTCTGCCTGCACAGCAAATGGATAATGATTACCCTCAAAccttgttaaattctttatggGAAAAAATTAAGGAATGTTTTCCAGCTGATTATAAGCTTGCTTCAGGAGAACAACTGGGACAAGGGTTCTCAGTCCAAGTTATTGATGCTTTTAAAGTTGGTCAACCCCATACCTCTCTTCCTCACCAGGAAGCCTCAATGTTTTCTCAAAAAGCTGCCACGGGGGAAACGCCAAAAAGAACACCCAATGAAGCTTCCCCGCCCAGAAGATTTGAGGAATACTTCGAAATTTTGGGCAGTACCGTGGCTGCTGATAGAG TGGATAACTCAGTAGAACTGTCAACTGATGAAGACGTTGAATATGCTGTGACTGCTGAATCAAAACGACACAAGAAATCTATAATACCTTTTACTAAAGAGAATATTAGTAAGCATTTTGGAAAACCACTTAAAGATGCAGCAGAGAGCTTCGGTG TTAGTCGATCTACATTTAAACGCAGATGTAGAGACTTTAATATTACATGGTGGCAACCTAGCAAGAGAAAATTGATTGCTACTGAAAAGGGGAATCAGAACGTTTCTTCAAGCATGCGTCCTCTGCAGGACACACCTATAATTTCTCATACAAGCCAAGTGTTGGAAAAGATTACTGTGACGGCCACTTATAAGGAATTTACGATAAAGTTTGGACTAACTAATTTATCAGGAATGTCTGAGTTAGAAGACAATGTGATTAAGAGGCTAAAGTTGAAAAGAAATAGTTTTAGTATCAAGTACCAAGATAATGACAATAAATTGATTTTGATTGCTTGTGATGAGGACGTGCAGGAATGTATGGAATTCTCAAAAATGGCAAAGAAAGCAACAATAGAGATGTTGATTCATCCGCCTGTCAATCATTATTCTGCACCTTGA
- the LOC141670387 gene encoding protein NLP6-like isoform X2 has protein sequence MEEAAIAANSENEVLKCVGSKHSLVLFWTRSNYRGGYYERAMEPNRYLIIGCDDDARKNLLRYRSHFLGHTFRWSCSDCHGVIERVLKNNSPEMSPNISFYSEDEYPHLHFALSCGILSSFCFPFYGSNRRCVMEIVSTSNQDVETLMKFCQSIKGFHWFWSFRDIKFHKYTQPVPEIDHLLEVVSQTFQLPLAQYWNSGRWIPCLVRQFSYPVSENLAPWSQFKHVCFHKLLDIAQGPLSSS, from the exons ATGGAGGAAGCCGCTATTGCTGCAAATTCAGAGAATGAGGTTTTAAAATGTGTGGGTTCAAAGCACTCACTTGTTCTGTTCTGGACAAGAAGCAATTATAGAGGAGGATACTATGAGCGTGCAATGGAACCGAACAGATATCTAATAATTGGTTGTGACGATGACGCCAGAAAAAATCTATTACGTTACAGGTCTCACTTCCTCGGTCATACTTTCAGATGGTCTTGCTCTGACTGCCATGGGGTAATTGAACGCGTATTAAAGAACAACAGCCCTGAGATGAGTCCTAACATCTCGTTTTACTCAGAGGATGAATACCCACACCTACATTTTGCTCTCAGCTGTGGTATTCTTTCTTCTTTCTGTTTCCCTTTCTATGGATCTAATCGGCGTTGCGTTATGGAGATTGTTTCCACTAGCAACCAAGATGTTGAAACACTCATGAAGTTTTGTCAATCTATCAAG GGATTTCACTGGTTCTGGAGCTTCAGAGACATAAAA TTCCATAAATATACCCAGCCTGTCCCAGAAATAGATCACTTGTTGGAGGTGGTGTCTCAAACATTCCAGTTACCTCTTGCTCAATACTGGAACTCTGGGCGCTGGATCCCCTGCTTGGTACGGCAATTCAGTTATCCAGTTTCTGAAAACTTAGCACCCTGGTCTCAGTTCAAACATGTTTGTTTCCACAAGCTCTTAGACATTGCTCAAGGCCCACTTAGCAGCTCAT GA
- the LOC141670358 gene encoding protein NLP7-like isoform X3, producing MDSYNGVPIRSHFLGHTFRWSCSDPCHGVIERVLKNNSPEMSPNISFYSEDEYPHLHFALSCGILSSFCFPFKGTESAGSGDYDVMEIVSTCNPDVETLRTFCQPSKRFHWSWRCRDTEFQEYAQPVPEIDRMLVIVSQTFHLPLTQYWIFNEEELLLVKQFSGGVSENLAQWCQFKDAYFHKPFSEYEGPLGRPSKGAGAFFCRDITALSITQYPFSHYLGNCGSIASFTINLRSQSSPYHEWILQFFFLPAQQMDNDYPQTLLNSLWEKIKECFPADYKLASGEQLGQGFSVQVIDAFKVGQPHTSLPHQEASMFSQKAATGETPKRTPNEASPPRRFEEYFEILGSTVAADRVDNSVELSTDEDVEYAVTAESKRHKKSIIPFTKENISKHFGKPLKDAAESFGDVETLILHGGNLAREN from the exons ATGGATAGCTATAACGGTGTTCCCATAAG GTCTCACTTCCTCGGTCATACTTTCAGATGGTCTTGCTCTGACCCCTGCCATGGGGTAATTGAACGCGTATTAAAGAACAACAGCCCTGAGATGAGTCCTAACATCTCGTTTTACTCAGAGGATGAATACCCACACCTACATTTTGCTCTCAGCTGTGGTATTCTTTCTTCTTTCTGTTTCCCTTTCAAGGgaactgaatcagctggatctgGAGATTATGATGTTATGGAGATTGTTTCTACTTGCAACCCAGACGTTGAAACTCTCAGGACTTTCTGTCAACCTTCCAAG AGATTTCACTGGTCATGGAGGTGCCGAGACACAGAA TTCCAAGAATATGCCCAGCCTGTCCCGGAAATAGATCGCATGTTGGTCATTGTGTCTCAAACATTCCATTTACCTCTTACCCAATACTGGATTTTTAATGAAGAGGAACTCTTATTGGTAAAACAATTTAGTGGTGGAGTTTCTGAAAACTTAGCACAGTGGTGTCAGTTCAAAGATGCCTATTTCCACAAGCCCTTTAGCGAATATGAAGGCCCGCTTGGCAGACCATCTAAAGGAGCCGGGGCCTTTTTCTGCAGGGATATAACAGCACTAAGCATTACTCAATACCCCTTTTCACATTATCTAGGAAACTGTGGGTCAATTGCTAGTTTTACAATAAACTTGCGCAGCCAGTCTTCGCCATATCATGAATGGATACTCCAGTTCTTCTTTCTGCCTGCACAGCAAATGGATAATGATTACCCTCAAAccttgttaaattctttatggGAAAAAATTAAGGAATGTTTTCCAGCTGATTATAAGCTTGCTTCAGGAGAACAACTGGGACAAGGGTTCTCAGTCCAAGTTATTGATGCTTTTAAAGTTGGTCAACCCCATACCTCTCTTCCTCACCAGGAAGCCTCAATGTTTTCTCAAAAAGCTGCCACGGGGGAAACGCCAAAAAGAACACCCAATGAAGCTTCCCCGCCCAGAAGATTTGAGGAATACTTCGAAATTTTGGGCAGTACCGTGGCTGCTGATAGAG TGGATAACTCAGTAGAACTGTCAACTGATGAAGACGTTGAATATGCTGTGACTGCTGAATCAAAACGACACAAGAAATCTATAATACCTTTTACTAAAGAGAATATTAGTAAGCATTTTGGAAAACCACTTAAAGATGCAGCAGAGAGCTTCGGTG ATGTAGAGACTTTAATATTACATGGTGGCAACCTAGCAAGAGAAAATTGA
- the LOC141670387 gene encoding protein NLP7-like isoform X1 produces MEEAAIAANSENEVLKCVGSKHSLVLFWTRSNYRGGYYERAMEPNRYLIIGCDDDARKNLLRYRSHFLGHTFRWSCSDCHGVIERVLKNNSPEMSPNISFYSEDEYPHLHFALSCGILSSFCFPFYGSNRRCVMEIVSTSNQDVETLMKFCQSIKGFHWFWSFRDIKFHKYTQPVPEIDHLLEVVSQTFQLPLAQYWNSGRWIPCLVRQFSYPVSENLAPWSQFKHVCFHKLLDIAQGPLSSSCKVSGNFFFRDITALSITQYPFSHYALNCGSIACFTIKLCNISLPYKK; encoded by the exons ATGGAGGAAGCCGCTATTGCTGCAAATTCAGAGAATGAGGTTTTAAAATGTGTGGGTTCAAAGCACTCACTTGTTCTGTTCTGGACAAGAAGCAATTATAGAGGAGGATACTATGAGCGTGCAATGGAACCGAACAGATATCTAATAATTGGTTGTGACGATGACGCCAGAAAAAATCTATTACGTTACAGGTCTCACTTCCTCGGTCATACTTTCAGATGGTCTTGCTCTGACTGCCATGGGGTAATTGAACGCGTATTAAAGAACAACAGCCCTGAGATGAGTCCTAACATCTCGTTTTACTCAGAGGATGAATACCCACACCTACATTTTGCTCTCAGCTGTGGTATTCTTTCTTCTTTCTGTTTCCCTTTCTATGGATCTAATCGGCGTTGCGTTATGGAGATTGTTTCCACTAGCAACCAAGATGTTGAAACACTCATGAAGTTTTGTCAATCTATCAAG GGATTTCACTGGTTCTGGAGCTTCAGAGACATAAAA TTCCATAAATATACCCAGCCTGTCCCAGAAATAGATCACTTGTTGGAGGTGGTGTCTCAAACATTCCAGTTACCTCTTGCTCAATACTGGAACTCTGGGCGCTGGATCCCCTGCTTGGTACGGCAATTCAGTTATCCAGTTTCTGAAAACTTAGCACCCTGGTCTCAGTTCAAACATGTTTGTTTCCACAAGCTCTTAGACATTGCTCAAGGCCCACTTAGCAGCTCATGTAAAGTATCCGGAAACTTTTTCTTTAGGGATATAACAGCACTGAGTATTACTCAATACCCCTTTTCACATTATGCACTAAACTGTGGTTCAATTGCTTGTTTTACAATCAAATTGTGCAACATTTCCCTACCATATAAAAAATGA
- the LOC141670358 gene encoding protein NLP6-like isoform X1 translates to MDSYNGVPIRSHFLGHTFRWSCSDPCHGVIERVLKNNSPEMSPNISFYSEDEYPHLHFALSCGILSSFCFPFKGTESAGSGDYDVMEIVSTCNPDVETLRTFCQPSKRFHWSWRCRDTEFQEYAQPVPEIDRMLVIVSQTFHLPLTQYWIFNEEELLLVKQFSGGVSENLAQWCQFKDAYFHKPFSEYEGPLGRPSKGAGAFFCRDITALSITQYPFSHYLGNCGSIASFTINLRSQSSPYHEWILQFFFLPAQQMDNDYPQTLLNSLWEKIKECFPADYKLASGEQLGQGFSVQVIDAFKVGQPHTSLPHQEASMFSQKAATGETPKRTPNEASPPRRFEEYFEILGSTVAADRVDNSVELSTDEDVEYAVTAESKRHKKSIIPFTKENISKHFGKPLKDAAESFGVSRSTFKRRCRDFNITWWQPSKRKLIATEKGNQNVSSSMRPLQDTPIISHTSQVLEKITVTATYKEFTIKFGLTNLSGMSELEDNVIKRLKLKRNSFSIKYQDNDNKLILIACDEDVQECMEFSKMAKKATIEMLIHPPVNHYSAP, encoded by the exons ATGGATAGCTATAACGGTGTTCCCATAAG GTCTCACTTCCTCGGTCATACTTTCAGATGGTCTTGCTCTGACCCCTGCCATGGGGTAATTGAACGCGTATTAAAGAACAACAGCCCTGAGATGAGTCCTAACATCTCGTTTTACTCAGAGGATGAATACCCACACCTACATTTTGCTCTCAGCTGTGGTATTCTTTCTTCTTTCTGTTTCCCTTTCAAGGgaactgaatcagctggatctgGAGATTATGATGTTATGGAGATTGTTTCTACTTGCAACCCAGACGTTGAAACTCTCAGGACTTTCTGTCAACCTTCCAAG AGATTTCACTGGTCATGGAGGTGCCGAGACACAGAA TTCCAAGAATATGCCCAGCCTGTCCCGGAAATAGATCGCATGTTGGTCATTGTGTCTCAAACATTCCATTTACCTCTTACCCAATACTGGATTTTTAATGAAGAGGAACTCTTATTGGTAAAACAATTTAGTGGTGGAGTTTCTGAAAACTTAGCACAGTGGTGTCAGTTCAAAGATGCCTATTTCCACAAGCCCTTTAGCGAATATGAAGGCCCGCTTGGCAGACCATCTAAAGGAGCCGGGGCCTTTTTCTGCAGGGATATAACAGCACTAAGCATTACTCAATACCCCTTTTCACATTATCTAGGAAACTGTGGGTCAATTGCTAGTTTTACAATAAACTTGCGCAGCCAGTCTTCGCCATATCATGAATGGATACTCCAGTTCTTCTTTCTGCCTGCACAGCAAATGGATAATGATTACCCTCAAAccttgttaaattctttatggGAAAAAATTAAGGAATGTTTTCCAGCTGATTATAAGCTTGCTTCAGGAGAACAACTGGGACAAGGGTTCTCAGTCCAAGTTATTGATGCTTTTAAAGTTGGTCAACCCCATACCTCTCTTCCTCACCAGGAAGCCTCAATGTTTTCTCAAAAAGCTGCCACGGGGGAAACGCCAAAAAGAACACCCAATGAAGCTTCCCCGCCCAGAAGATTTGAGGAATACTTCGAAATTTTGGGCAGTACCGTGGCTGCTGATAGAG TGGATAACTCAGTAGAACTGTCAACTGATGAAGACGTTGAATATGCTGTGACTGCTGAATCAAAACGACACAAGAAATCTATAATACCTTTTACTAAAGAGAATATTAGTAAGCATTTTGGAAAACCACTTAAAGATGCAGCAGAGAGCTTCGGTG TTAGTCGATCTACATTTAAACGCAGATGTAGAGACTTTAATATTACATGGTGGCAACCTAGCAAGAGAAAATTGATTGCTACTGAAAAGGGGAATCAGAACGTTTCTTCAAGCATGCGTCCTCTGCAGGACACACCTATAATTTCTCATACAAGCCAAGTGTTGGAAAAGATTACTGTGACGGCCACTTATAAGGAATTTACGATAAAGTTTGGACTAACTAATTTATCAGGAATGTCTGAGTTAGAAGACAATGTGATTAAGAGGCTAAAGTTGAAAAGAAATAGTTTTAGTATCAAGTACCAAGATAATGACAATAAATTGATTTTGATTGCTTGTGATGAGGACGTGCAGGAATGTATGGAATTCTCAAAAATGGCAAAGAAAGCAACAATAGAGATGTTGATTCATCCGCCTGTCAATCATTATTCTGCACCTTGA